Below is a genomic region from uncultured Erythrobacter sp..
CAATGTCGATGCCCTTGAGATTGTGCTCACGCGCACCACGAACTGAGATTTTGGTCAACATAGGAGCGGGTTTGTTCCGGAAATGTTCGGGTTGGTCAAGGGGCGCAGATGGGCGCGGCGCTGTATGTCCACGATATGGTTGGCGCGGTGGGGCAATTGCAATGGGTAAAGGTGGATTTACCTGCGCGCCTAGACGCCGACCATGCGGAAGAACGCTTCAACCAGCTCCCGGCCCGCCAACAGCAAAGGCTGCGCTTCGGGTGCCATCCTGATCGAGGCGATCGACCCGAGCACTGTGAGCGTCGCAATGCCGAACCCGCCGACATAACGCAGAAAGCGATGCCGGGCGGTGGACGGTTTTTCATCAGCATCCGGCGCGCCCGCTTCAAATGCGAAATCGCGCCCAAGATCAACCAGCTCCTGAGCCGCAGCATCGTACTGCCCGCTCGTCACTTCCAGATCTTTGGCCAGCGCCGCCATGTTCTTGAGCTTCTCGACAAGGTCGGCAATCGCCGTCTGGTCGGCATGGGGGAGCGGCACATTGGCCAGCTCGCGCATCTGCTCATCGACATTCCGGAGCGCCGCCATGCACGCCTTGTGCGCGGCAATCAGCTGCCCGAGCGCGGCTTTCTCGTCGCCCAATTCGGCGCTCGACATGGCGGGCAAGCCGTCGATGATGATCGCCATATAGCGGTCCAGCCCGCCCCAGCTTGAATCCTTGCCGCGCTCGGTAAAATGGTCGTCATAGAGAATGAGCGTGCCCTGCATCATGCTCGACAGGTTGCGCTGCGAGCGGCGCACCAGATCGAGCATCATGCGCACCTCATCCATCGCCCGCGCCAGTTCGGCTGGCACTTCGGGGTCGTTGATGACCGGGTCGGGAGTGATGTCGAGCTTGCCATCGCCGCCTTCCACCACGCCGGGGTCGAGATGGGTGGTGACGGTCTTGGCGACATTCTCTTGCGTCAGCGCGGGCGGTTCCCATCCGATCCAGTCGCGGATCACCCTGGCGCGTTCAGCGCGCGGGATCGCCACCATGTCTTTGTAAACCACCTGATCCATGATCGGCATCAGATCGGCGCCATCCAGCCGGAAAGCGACGATCCGCCTCTGCGCCGCAGATGGGTCCATCTTGTAGAAGTGGTTCCACTCGGTCTTGCAATGATCGGAGGAAATGTAGTGGCGCGAATAGAGCGGGATCAACCGGTCCGAGCGCGCCATTGCATCATCCATCGCATTGACCCAGTTCTGCTGCGGAAAATCGCGATACTGGACGATGTAGGACTTGCCGAGATCGTCGAGCACGTCGGCCACTTCGCGCGCCGCCGCTTCGTCTTCGCTGGCATAGCTGATGAAGAAATCGACCTTGGGATCAGTCTGCTCGGGGAGTTCGCGCAGCTCATCGACCTTGGCGGCGATTTCGGCGTTGATCGCGGCTATGTCTTCGCGGCCCCACCACTCGTTGTCGCGTTCGATCAGCCATTGGTAGAAAGCGACGTCCGCCTTATCGGTGAAACCCTTGAAGGCGTGAGGTAGGCCTTCAAGGCGCCCGTAGTACCATTCACGCCAAATCTCGAAACCGTGCTCTGTTCGAGAGAGCCAAGCGGCAGCTTTTGGCCAACGTCTATTGAACCAATCGGGCCGCTGAGGCCAAAGTGGCTCACCCAGAAGGCTCTGCGCAGGCTTGCCCTTTTCTAAGAGTTCACACTCCTTGGATACCACCGACCAAGAGTAGCTAGAAGCGGTAGCGTAGGCGGAAACGGAGGCGGCGGCAGCGTTGGCAGTATAAGCTGAGGTGAAGGCAGATTCGGCTGCGTTGTGAGCTGCATCAGTGGCGTCAAAGGCAACATCAGAATGCTGTTTAATGGCAGACGCAGCAGAAGCAACTGAGGCAAAAGCAGCATCGGCGGCATGCCCCGGGTAAGCCGGGTAAAGAGGGTAGGCGGTAGATGCGGAGACATAATAATCAGCAGAGTAGGCTGCGTCCGCAACCGAGAAATGGGGGGCAACATTGAAGGCACCTGCTGATAGAGCGATTGCCCTAAAGATATTTTTCGTCAATCCTTGATCGGGTAGTTCGTCCACCCATTGAAGTGGGTCAGTAGCGATTGGTAATACCCGTAAGGCACATCGCGCCGCTAAAACCTGTGCCCATTCAGTGGGCTTGTCTTGAAGCCACTCCTCAAGGTCATTTGCGGATGTAATCTCAACTGCCATAACCCAGACTATCCCCGCCCCGTTCGACCAGCGCAAGCCCTCTCGGATCGCGCTATCCGCATTGGCTCGGAGGCCAATTCACCCTCATTCCGCGCCCATTTCGCCATTAAAACCATCGCCCTTGTCAGCAAAACGCGGCTAACCTAGCGCGCGTCAACCACTCTAACCTATTGATTTTTGACATTAATACCTCAATCAACCGCCCTACAGAAAATATGAAGTCGTAGAACTACGCAAAATCGGCGAGACGAAGCTTCTCTTTGCAAGTCTTCGGCTTTGTTCCCTTCGGGTCGCACCTTGGGACTCGACCCGATGTCTCGAGGAGATGCGCGGCGCACCCTAACCCGTCGCGTCGGGTCGGTGGGAGCGGGTTGTGCGGGGGCACGGTGGGCAATGCACCTGTCAATCGCGACCGTTTGCGACAAGCGCCTGCCGACCCGGTTCCCCAAGCCAGACTGCATCGACGCCCCAGCCATTCGCTATCACCTCATGTGACAGCGCAGTGGCTGGCGGTGCATCGGCGACCAGCCGCCCTTCTCTCAGCACCAGAACTCGGTCTGCATGGTTCATCGCCATGGCAAGATCGTGGAGCACGATGACCACGCCGGTCCCCGCCGCGGCGCAGGATTTGAGGTGGTCGATCAAAGTGATCTGATGGCCCAGATCGAGCGCGGCAAGCGGCTCGTCGGCGAGTATCCAGTCGGGCTCTCCGGCCAGCACTCTGGCGAGCAGAGCGCGCGACTTCTCGCCGCCGGACAAGCGGCTGGCGGGGCGCTTGCGCAAATTGCCCAGATCCATGATGTCGATGGCCGCTTCGACCGGCTCGGTTCCCCGATCACGATGCGGCATCCGGCCCAGCGCGACGAGATTTTCCACTGCGACATCCCATGCCACCTCTGCCGCTTGCGGGAGGTAGCCGATTTGCATTGCGCGCTCACGCGGAGCGATCGCAGCAAGGCTCTCACCCCCCAGCGAAACACTGCCCGCAGCCGGTGCGAGCAATCCCGCAAGGCCCATCAGCAGCGTGCTTTTGCCCGCGCCATTGGGGCCGACAATCGCGGTGATCTGGCCCGCTTCGAGCGAAGTCGAAACGCTCTCCAGCGCGAGCCTGCTGCCGCGTGTGATCGAAAGGTCGGTGCAAGCAAGGCTCATAACCGTCCTCCCCGCATCCTGAGCAGCAAATGCAGGAAGAACGGCGCGCCGATCAGCGACAGCGCAATGCCGAGGCGCAGTTCGGTGACAAAGGGCAGCACGCGCACCGCACTGTCTGCGGCGAGTACGAGGCAGGCTCCCGCAAGCGCGCTGGGCAGCAGCAGCGAGCTTGGCAGGCGGTTGGTCAGCGGGCGCACCAGATGCGGGACGATCAGCCCGACAAAGCCGATGATCCCCGCCACCGCGACGCCCGATCCCACGGTCAGCCCAACGCCGACCACCAGCAGCCACAAGAGCCGCGACGGATTGATGCCAAGCGAGCGCGCGGCGTCCTCTCCGAGCGTCAACGCGTCGAGGCTGCGTGCGGCCAAGGCCAGCACCGCGATGCCTGCTATCGTCAGCGGCGCGGCGATCCACACTTCGGTCCAGCTGCGGTCGGTCAGCGCGCCATTGAGCCACATCACAATCTGGCTCATCGCAAAGGCGCTGGGGGCCATGGTGATCGCAAGGGCGGTGAGCGCGCCGGCAAGGCTGGCGATCATCAGACCGGCGAGCGTGAACAGCGCGATCCCTCCGCCCGCGCCTGACGGCGTGCGACCGGCGATCAAGGCGAGGAGCGTCATGCCCAAAGCCGCTCCGGCAAGCGCGAAGACGGGGACGCCCCATACTCCCCACGCAGCTGCGCCAACCCAGAAACTCGCCACTGCTCCAAGCGCCGCCATCGGCGCGATGCCGAACAGGCCGGGGTCGGCAAGCGGGTTGCGCAGATAGCCCTGCATCGCCGCACCCGCTGCCCCCAGCCCTGCGCCGATGACAATCGCCAGCACGGCGCGCGGCAGGCGCAGCTCCATCAGGATCAGCGCGGCGTTGGGTGTGGTCGCAGGATCGATCCACACGCGCCCGGCGAGCAGCGACAGCGGCAAGAGAACCGCCAGAATGGCAGCGAAGAACAGGCTGGCGCGGATCATTGCCCAAGCTCCCGCGCGGCTTCCTCAACTATCGAGGTCAACCGCGCGCGCGCCGCCGGAATTGACGGCCCCGCGCAATAGAACAGCGAAGGCTCGAAGCTCGCTACATAGGTCCCCTCCAGCTCCTGCAAAGCGGGATGACGCTGTCCCGGCCCGTCGCCTGCGATCAGCAGGATTTCGGGTGGATTGCTGAGGATCCGCTCGATAGACACGCGGTCCGCTTGCCCCAGCCCCAGCGCCTCCGACTGGCTCGACAATCCGGCCCACTGCATATGTTCATGGACCAGCGAGTTTGCGCCTGCGACGATCTCGCCCGGCTGCCACAGGAGCGCCGCAAACGCGTGCTCGGACTGCGGCGGGTCTTGCGCGATCATCGCGATAAGATGCGTGGCGCGCTGCGGCTCGCCGGTAAGTGCAGCAAGACGCTCGATCTGTTCGATGCTCTCGGCGGCATTGTTGGGACTGCCGAAAGTCTCAACCCGCAGTCCTGCCGCTTCAAGAGCGGCGCGGGTGGCGGGCGCGATGAAGCTCCCCGCGAGCACTATGTCGGGCTGGAGCGCGATCACTTCTTCGGCCGTGCCGCCGGTCACGCCAAAGCGCGCGGCTAGCTCCACATCCATCGAAGAGGCCGCCGGATCGCGGCTGTAATGCGACAGTGCTAGCACCAGTTCGGGCGCGGCAACTTCGGCGATGATCGCGTCGAGGCAGGGGTTGAGGCTGACAAAGGTCGGCGCATCGCCCGCAGGTGCCTCGGCATCAGGCGTGCCGCATGAAGCAAGCATTGCCGCCAGGCCCATCACAACCGCACTGTTCGAAGCTCTGCCCATATCCGCCAAAGCGCGTAGCTTTGCGCGCACAATCGGGCAAGCGCTGCGGTGCGAAGGAGGCGCTGTTAACGAATTTGCGCAGCCTGTTTGTTTTCGGGACACGGGGCATCGACGCCCTCGCCCGACCGCCTTCCTGAAGCTACGCGCTGGAGCGCGATTATGAACCCGATCAAATCTCTCTTCGCCGCAATGGCAAATGGCACGGCAATTGGCAGGCGTGAGCCGCCGCAGGTGATCCACCTGCCCGACGCCAATGCGCCTGCGCAGGAAGCGCGTTGGGGCAATGGCCGCTGGGACGAGGCCAAACCCGCGC
It encodes:
- a CDS encoding TIR domain-containing protein; this translates as MVSKECELLEKGKPAQSLLGEPLWPQRPDWFNRRWPKAAAWLSRTEHGFEIWREWYYGRLEGLPHAFKGFTDKADVAFYQWLIERDNEWWGREDIAAINAEIAAKVDELRELPEQTDPKVDFFISYASEDEAAAREVADVLDDLGKSYIVQYRDFPQQNWVNAMDDAMARSDRLIPLYSRHYISSDHCKTEWNHFYKMDPSAAQRRIVAFRLDGADLMPIMDQVVYKDMVAIPRAERARVIRDWIGWEPPALTQENVAKTVTTHLDPGVVEGGDGKLDITPDPVINDPEVPAELARAMDEVRMMLDLVRRSQRNLSSMMQGTLILYDDHFTERGKDSSWGGLDRYMAIIIDGLPAMSSAELGDEKAALGQLIAAHKACMAALRNVDEQMRELANVPLPHADQTAIADLVEKLKNMAALAKDLEVTSGQYDAAAQELVDLGRDFAFEAGAPDADEKPSTARHRFLRYVGGFGIATLTVLGSIASIRMAPEAQPLLLAGRELVEAFFRMVGV
- a CDS encoding ABC transporter ATP-binding protein is translated as MSLACTDLSITRGSRLALESVSTSLEAGQITAIVGPNGAGKSTLLMGLAGLLAPAAGSVSLGGESLAAIAPRERAMQIGYLPQAAEVAWDVAVENLVALGRMPHRDRGTEPVEAAIDIMDLGNLRKRPASRLSGGEKSRALLARVLAGEPDWILADEPLAALDLGHQITLIDHLKSCAAAGTGVVIVLHDLAMAMNHADRVLVLREGRLVADAPPATALSHEVIANGWGVDAVWLGEPGRQALVANGRD
- a CDS encoding iron ABC transporter permease — its product is MIRASLFFAAILAVLLPLSLLAGRVWIDPATTPNAALILMELRLPRAVLAIVIGAGLGAAGAAMQGYLRNPLADPGLFGIAPMAALGAVASFWVGAAAWGVWGVPVFALAGAALGMTLLALIAGRTPSGAGGGIALFTLAGLMIASLAGALTALAITMAPSAFAMSQIVMWLNGALTDRSWTEVWIAAPLTIAGIAVLALAARSLDALTLGEDAARSLGINPSRLLWLLVVGVGLTVGSGVAVAGIIGFVGLIVPHLVRPLTNRLPSSLLLPSALAGACLVLAADSAVRVLPFVTELRLGIALSLIGAPFFLHLLLRMRGGRL
- a CDS encoding ABC transporter substrate-binding protein: MLASCGTPDAEAPAGDAPTFVSLNPCLDAIIAEVAAPELVLALSHYSRDPAASSMDVELAARFGVTGGTAEEVIALQPDIVLAGSFIAPATRAALEAAGLRVETFGSPNNAAESIEQIERLAALTGEPQRATHLIAMIAQDPPQSEHAFAALLWQPGEIVAGANSLVHEHMQWAGLSSQSEALGLGQADRVSIERILSNPPEILLIAGDGPGQRHPALQELEGTYVASFEPSLFYCAGPSIPAARARLTSIVEEAARELGQ